Proteins encoded in a region of the Candidatus Paceibacterota bacterium genome:
- the thyX gene encoding FAD-dependent thymidylate synthase: MEIIKPGHKIETVIDGGAILKRLEMYGRLSHKSEDKANEGSASVFIKKILDWGHESILEHESVTVRFICDRGVTHELVRHRLAAYTQESTRYCNYGHKIQFIEPSFFSKESELYALWLAGVQAAAENYEKLLGKGATPEQARSLLPNSLKTEIVMTANLREWRHIFKMRTATAAHPQIREIMIPLLSEFQKLIPVIFDDFIIDAQNNTASIKSKDCH; this comes from the coding sequence ATAGAAATTATTAAACCGGGGCATAAAATAGAAACTGTTATTGATGGGGGAGCTATTTTAAAGAGACTAGAAATGTATGGTCGCCTATCTCATAAAAGCGAAGATAAGGCTAATGAGGGGAGCGCGTCAGTATTTATTAAAAAAATTTTAGATTGGGGACACGAAAGTATCTTAGAACATGAGAGTGTGACTGTGAGATTCATCTGTGATAGAGGGGTTACTCACGAATTAGTAAGGCACCGTCTGGCTGCCTACACCCAAGAGTCTACGCGCTATTGTAATTATGGGCATAAAATCCAATTTATTGAGCCTTCTTTTTTCTCTAAGGAGAGTGAATTATATGCCCTGTGGTTGGCCGGCGTTCAAGCAGCAGCAGAAAACTATGAAAAATTGCTGGGAAAAGGGGCTACTCCTGAACAAGCTCGCAGTTTATTGCCCAATTCATTAAAAACGGAAATTGTTATGACTGCCAATTTAAGGGAATGGAGGCATATTTTTAAGATGAGAACAGCCACGGCCGCTCATCCCCAAATAAGAGAAATAATGATTCCACTTCTCTCGGAATTCCAAAAACTTATTCCTGTCATTTTTGATGATTTTATCATTGATGCACAAAATAATACTGCTAGCATAAAATCTAAAGATTGTCATTAA
- the tmk gene encoding dTMP kinase produces MAIHGKVSAQVRPKSGSYKGRLIFLEGIDGCGKGTQLKMLEKCLKDDNIPCLLTKEPGPKTCLGEPIRQILQYNKGKMSATAELLLFFADRAQHYEEIITPSLKKGVVVISDRNWPSSIAYQGAGRGLREKEIYQLVKWATGGIKPDLVFLLDLPLNKKRNLLTERLGKRGENPTRFEKEKLPFFLKVRQAYLKMAKKDSKHWIVIDADRSPEEINADIYAQLLKLLKI; encoded by the coding sequence ATGGCAATTCACGGCAAAGTTAGCGCTCAGGTTCGACCTAAGAGTGGTTCTTATAAAGGCCGTTTGATTTTCTTGGAAGGGATAGATGGCTGTGGAAAAGGCACTCAACTAAAAATGTTAGAAAAATGTCTCAAAGACGATAATATTCCCTGCCTTTTAACTAAAGAGCCTGGGCCAAAGACGTGTTTAGGCGAACCGATTAGGCAAATTCTGCAATATAATAAAGGAAAGATGAGCGCTACGGCTGAATTGCTCCTTTTTTTTGCCGATAGAGCTCAACATTATGAAGAAATTATTACGCCTAGTTTAAAGAAGGGCGTGGTAGTTATCTCTGACCGTAACTGGCCGTCGTCTATTGCTTATCAGGGCGCGGGGAGGGGCCTAAGAGAAAAAGAAATTTATCAATTGGTCAAATGGGCTACTGGGGGGATAAAACCGGACTTAGTTTTTTTGTTAGACCTGCCTTTGAATAAAAAACGCAATCTTCTTACTGAACGTTTAGGAAAAAGAGGCGAAAATCCGACGAGATTTGAGAAGGAAAAATTGCCATTTTTCCTTAAAGTTCGGCAAGCCTATCTTAAAATGGCTAAAAAAGATTCTAAACATTGGATTGTAATAGATGCGGATAGGTCGCCGGAAGAAATCAATGCCGATATCTATGCGCAGCTTTTAAAACTTTTAAAAATATGA
- the rplK gene encoding 50S ribosomal protein L11, whose product MAKAIKAVLKLQILAGKATPTPPVGPALGQHGVNIQDFCSKFNAATADKPGEIVPVEITIYQDRTFDLAYHISPVSDLLRRAAGIEKGSSNPLKVKVGKVTRAQVEEIANKKMPDLNANSIEAAVKIVEGAARSMGIDIVE is encoded by the coding sequence ATGGCAAAAGCAATTAAAGCTGTTCTTAAACTTCAAATTTTGGCCGGTAAGGCTACGCCTACTCCACCCGTTGGCCCAGCTCTTGGTCAGCACGGTGTTAATATTCAGGATTTTTGTTCTAAATTTAATGCTGCCACAGCCGATAAACCAGGAGAGATAGTGCCAGTGGAAATTACTATTTATCAAGATAGAACCTTTGATTTAGCTTATCATATTTCTCCTGTTTCTGACCTTCTCCGTAGAGCGGCAGGGATAGAGAAGGGTTCTAGTAATCCTCTCAAAGTTAAGGTGGGCAAGGTAACGCGAGCTCAAGTAGAAGAGATTGCTAACAAAAAGATGCCAGATTTGAATGCTAACAGTATTGAGGCGGCTGTAAAGATTGTGGAAGGAGCTGCTCGCAGTATGGGCATAGACATAGTAGAATAA
- the nusG gene encoding transcription termination/antitermination protein NusG gives MAKQQINLGRNWYVIRTYSGYEDAVAKSLEQRITALDMQDKIFKVLVPKVKKIKLKNGKREVVEEKLYPGYILVDMIVTDESWYVVRNTPKVTGFIGTETTPMPVSTEEMGIITKNLGEVEPRYKISYRPGDVVKITEGPFKDFEGKITEVDEEKGRVKVIVTLFNRETPLDLDFLEVKKN, from the coding sequence ATGGCTAAACAACAGATTAATCTTGGCAGGAATTGGTACGTAATCAGAACTTATTCTGGTTACGAGGATGCCGTTGCCAAAAGTTTGGAGCAAAGAATTACCGCTCTAGATATGCAGGATAAGATTTTTAAGGTGCTTGTTCCTAAGGTTAAAAAAATAAAACTAAAGAATGGCAAGAGGGAGGTGGTAGAAGAAAAGCTTTATCCCGGATATATTCTAGTTGATATGATCGTTACCGACGAGTCTTGGTATGTAGTGCGTAATACGCCCAAAGTAACTGGATTTATAGGCACAGAAACTACGCCTATGCCAGTTTCTACTGAGGAAATGGGTATTATTACTAAAAATTTGGGCGAGGTAGAGCCTCGTTATAAGATTAGCTACCGGCCGGGGGATGTTGTTAAGATTACGGAAGGACCCTTTAAGGATTTTGAAGGCAAAATAACTGAAGTAGACGAAGAGAAAGGCAGGGTCAAAGTAATCGTTACTCTTTTCAATCGGGAAACTCCGTTGGACCTAGATTTCTTAGAAGTCAAAAAAAATTAA
- the gyrB gene encoding DNA topoisomerase (ATP-hydrolyzing) subunit B translates to MADKKAQDNQVTESYGAKDIYVLEGLEPVRKRPGMYIGSTGIDGVHHLVWEVVDNSLDEAMAGFCKNIIVRIMADDKISVLDDGRGIPVDIHPQTKKSALETVLCTLHAGGKFGGSSYKISGGLHGVGVSVVNALSTYMRVEVCREGKKYMQEYNAGKPLAKVKPIGSCSHNGTYVLFQPDPKIFPEIKFNFKTIIDHLREQAYLTPGITIRVLDERPGALTPTYTFHFADGLIAYLKYLTAESQPLHSNIFYVQKEINGINVEVALRYLDEIEAYELSFANNIHTPEGGMHLTGFRSALTRSLNDYAKNSGILKEGNLTGDDVREGLAAIVSVKLRDPQFEGQTKAKLGNPEVRQAVETVVNDTLKEFLEKNKDDAKKMLEKCMLASRARMAAKSARDNVLRKGALSGASLPGKLADCTSRKPEDSELFIVEGDSAGGSAKQGRDRFTQAILPLRGKILNVERTRVDKMMINEEIRALIIAIGTSISPDFDLTKLRYHKIIIMTDADVDGAHISTLLLTLFYRYFRPLIDDGYVYIAQPPLYRIQSGKNMSYAYSDEERDKIISELSKTLKANKKEKTKEIQTDEKENSEIEEATPVETEEESELSQVKGIAIQRYKGLGEMNPQQLWETTMNPANRVLKKVELVDEEEADKLFNILMGDEVLPRKKFIQAYAKSVKNLDV, encoded by the coding sequence ATGGCTGATAAAAAAGCTCAAGATAACCAAGTGACAGAATCTTATGGTGCCAAAGACATTTATGTTTTAGAAGGGCTAGAACCAGTAAGAAAACGGCCTGGCATGTACATTGGTTCTACCGGAATCGATGGGGTGCACCATTTGGTTTGGGAAGTTGTAGATAATTCCCTGGATGAAGCCATGGCTGGTTTTTGTAAAAATATTATCGTCAGAATCATGGCAGACGATAAAATCAGCGTTTTAGATGATGGACGTGGTATTCCTGTTGATATCCATCCCCAGACCAAGAAATCTGCCTTAGAAACAGTTCTTTGTACCCTTCATGCTGGCGGGAAATTTGGCGGTAGCTCATATAAAATTTCTGGTGGTCTTCACGGTGTAGGCGTTTCCGTAGTTAATGCCCTATCTACTTACATGAGGGTAGAAGTGTGCCGAGAAGGAAAGAAATATATGCAGGAATATAATGCTGGTAAACCACTGGCAAAAGTGAAACCTATTGGCTCGTGCAGCCATAACGGTACCTATGTCCTTTTCCAACCAGATCCAAAGATTTTTCCTGAAATCAAGTTCAATTTTAAAACTATTATTGACCATTTAAGAGAGCAGGCTTATCTTACCCCAGGGATTACTATTAGGGTTTTAGATGAAAGACCCGGCGCTCTTACGCCTACCTACACTTTTCATTTTGCCGACGGTCTCATTGCCTATTTAAAATACTTAACTGCAGAGAGTCAACCTTTGCATAGCAATATCTTTTATGTTCAAAAGGAAATCAATGGTATTAATGTCGAAGTGGCCTTACGCTATCTAGATGAGATCGAGGCTTATGAATTAAGTTTTGCGAATAACATTCACACTCCGGAGGGAGGAATGCATTTAACTGGTTTTCGTTCGGCGTTAACACGTTCCCTGAATGATTATGCTAAAAATAGCGGGATTCTAAAAGAAGGTAATTTAACTGGAGATGATGTGAGAGAGGGCCTCGCCGCTATTGTGAGCGTGAAGTTAAGGGATCCTCAGTTTGAGGGTCAAACTAAGGCTAAATTGGGTAATCCCGAAGTGAGACAGGCGGTAGAAACAGTGGTGAATGATACTCTAAAAGAATTTCTAGAGAAAAATAAAGATGATGCCAAAAAAATGCTCGAGAAGTGCATGTTGGCATCGAGAGCCCGTATGGCAGCTAAAAGCGCCAGAGACAATGTCTTAAGAAAAGGGGCTTTGAGTGGCGCCTCGCTTCCAGGAAAACTAGCCGATTGTACTAGTCGTAAGCCGGAGGATTCGGAATTATTTATTGTTGAGGGAGATTCCGCAGGCGGTAGCGCCAAACAAGGCCGCGATCGTTTCACCCAAGCTATTTTACCGCTACGAGGAAAAATCTTAAATGTAGAGCGAACCAGGGTGGATAAAATGATGATTAACGAAGAGATTAGAGCCTTAATAATTGCCATTGGAACCTCTATTAGCCCTGATTTTGATTTGACTAAATTACGCTATCATAAAATTATCATTATGACTGATGCTGATGTCGATGGTGCTCACATTAGCACCCTGCTATTGACTTTATTTTACCGGTATTTCAGGCCCCTCATCGATGATGGTTATGTTTATATTGCCCAGCCGCCCCTATACCGCATTCAATCAGGCAAGAACATGAGTTATGCCTATTCCGATGAAGAGCGAGATAAAATTATTAGCGAATTAAGTAAAACACTAAAAGCGAATAAAAAGGAAAAAACAAAAGAAATTCAAACTGACGAGAAAGAAAACTCGGAAATAGAAGAGGCAACACCAGTAGAAACGGAAGAGGAATCCGAGCTGAGCCAAGTAAAAGGCATTGCCATTCAACGGTATAAAGGTTTAGGGGAAATGAATCCGCAGCAGCTCTGGGAAACAACCATGAATCCCGCTAATCGAGTTTTAAAGAAAGTGGAATTAGTGGATGAAGAAGAAGCAGATAAATTATTTAATATCTTGATGGGAGACGAAGTACTTCCTCGCAAGAAGTTCATTCAAGCTTACGCTAAAAGCGTTAAGAATTTGGATGTCTAA
- the pheT gene encoding phenylalanine--tRNA ligase subunit beta, with the protein MKFSAAWLKEITGLKKTTKELAELLTNHSLEARDLTNTGDILEVDLLSNRVGDVSNHLGLSRELAAITNRKLKLPPTELKVDNKIKVDDYLKVKIQNNKKCRRYSCRLILGVTVKPSPIWMQEKLVTCGLRPINNIVDATNYTMLELGQPLHAFDYDRIDSAANGEQEVKIKNIVIRDAKKGEIITTLDNDTYKLDESTLVIADSHEPLGIAGVKGGQRAAISSFTKNIVIESANFDYRATHLTSVKLQLKTDASWRFEHKLSPELTEVALNRVCHLIQKVAGGAIAKEAIDTGVWEENSKGKEREIIVPLARFAQIIGQTIDLSEAKKKLNALGFKIKNIKKNNVSAWLVNVPYYRLDVTEAEDIIGEAARLIGYDSLQSQKPLGFLTMPEPNEQLNLEARTKSYFISQGFNDVYTYSFIGNNDYNELNAYWQNRTVNLVNPVSQDAAYLQPLSFINLLKGLRNTEKQVNDFLTIKNIRLVATGKTYEKNNNQFREFPYLAGVLAIFEEDPEELLRTSKGLILRWLAKEGLPARFSLANDECYTGLVTVDDKTILNIEVGDQVVGWLGFCKKEVLSTFNQIKSILYFHIDETALLNMVLKTSVNKQIVPLNKYPAAKRDLSILIQKNISIADILKLINDAQEGILEDVEVFDVYAGKNLPEDKKSVAFHLLFRHKDRTLSSEEINQALDKIEKDLVARWNVEVR; encoded by the coding sequence ATGAAATTTTCTGCTGCTTGGCTAAAAGAAATTACGGGGTTAAAAAAAACTACCAAAGAATTGGCGGAGTTATTAACCAACCATTCTTTGGAAGCTCGGGACCTTACTAACACGGGTGATATCTTGGAAGTAGACCTGCTTTCTAATAGGGTGGGAGACGTCTCTAATCATCTGGGGCTTAGTAGAGAATTAGCTGCTATTACAAACAGGAAACTTAAACTACCTCCTACGGAATTGAAAGTAGACAATAAAATTAAAGTTGACGATTATTTGAAAGTAAAAATTCAAAATAACAAAAAGTGCCGACGTTACAGTTGTCGTCTGATTTTAGGGGTGACAGTAAAACCCTCGCCTATTTGGATGCAGGAAAAATTAGTTACTTGTGGTCTTCGCCCCATTAACAATATTGTAGATGCAACCAATTATACAATGTTGGAGTTGGGGCAGCCTTTGCATGCTTTTGATTATGATAGAATTGATAGCGCCGCAAATGGAGAGCAGGAGGTCAAGATAAAAAATATAGTTATCCGCGATGCTAAAAAAGGGGAAATTATCACCACTCTTGATAATGACACTTATAAACTAGACGAAAGCACTCTGGTGATCGCTGATAGCCACGAACCTTTGGGCATCGCTGGCGTAAAAGGCGGGCAGCGAGCCGCCATTAGCAGTTTTACGAAAAATATTGTGATAGAGAGCGCTAATTTTGATTATCGAGCGACCCACCTAACTAGCGTAAAATTACAGTTAAAGACCGATGCTTCTTGGAGATTTGAGCATAAATTGTCTCCAGAATTGACAGAAGTTGCCCTCAATCGTGTTTGCCATTTGATTCAAAAAGTTGCCGGTGGTGCTATAGCCAAAGAGGCTATTGATACTGGTGTTTGGGAAGAGAACTCTAAAGGGAAAGAAAGGGAAATCATAGTCCCTTTGGCAAGGTTTGCTCAAATTATTGGTCAGACAATAGATTTAAGTGAGGCAAAAAAGAAATTAAACGCTTTAGGTTTCAAGATAAAAAATATTAAAAAGAATAATGTTTCCGCTTGGCTGGTAAATGTGCCTTACTACAGATTGGATGTAACAGAAGCCGAGGACATCATAGGGGAGGCCGCCCGTTTAATTGGCTATGATTCTCTGCAAAGCCAAAAGCCATTGGGTTTTTTAACCATGCCAGAGCCCAATGAACAGTTGAATTTGGAAGCGCGCACAAAAAGTTATTTTATTAGTCAAGGATTTAATGATGTCTATACCTATTCTTTTATTGGCAATAATGATTACAACGAGCTTAACGCTTATTGGCAAAATAGAACTGTAAATTTAGTCAATCCTGTCAGCCAAGATGCCGCCTACTTGCAGCCACTCTCTTTTATTAACCTACTGAAGGGCCTAAGAAATACAGAAAAACAAGTTAATGACTTTTTGACTATTAAAAATATTCGCTTGGTAGCCACAGGGAAAACTTATGAAAAAAACAATAATCAGTTCAGAGAATTTCCTTATTTAGCTGGAGTGCTGGCTATTTTTGAAGAAGACCCAGAAGAGCTTTTACGCACTAGCAAGGGGCTTATTTTGCGTTGGCTTGCTAAAGAAGGCTTGCCAGCCCGCTTTTCTTTGGCTAACGACGAATGTTATACTGGGCTAGTCACTGTCGATGATAAAACCATCCTTAATATAGAAGTAGGGGACCAAGTAGTGGGCTGGTTAGGTTTTTGCAAAAAAGAAGTTCTATCCACTTTCAACCAAATTAAATCAATCCTCTATTTTCATATTGACGAAACAGCTCTTCTAAACATGGTCTTAAAGACAAGTGTTAATAAGCAAATAGTGCCTTTAAATAAATACCCTGCAGCTAAAAGAGACTTATCCATTTTAATTCAAAAAAACATTTCCATCGCCGATATTTTAAAATTAATCAACGATGCCCAAGAGGGAATCTTGGAAGACGTGGAAGTTTTTGATGTTTACGCGGGAAAAAATTTGCCAGAAGATAAAAAGAGTGTGGCTTTTCATTTACTTTTTAGACATAAAGACAGGACTCTTTCTAGCGAAGAAATTAATCAAGCGCTGGATAAAATTGAAAAGGATTTGGTCGCTCGTTGGAACGTAGAAGTTAGATAA
- the pheS gene encoding phenylalanine--tRNA ligase subunit alpha produces MEFDLESYRTEALNALKSISDNKALEAWHNHYLGKQSQLGILNKELKEKKPEERKALGKEINKARSEMLKQYEDKVSYLASATEMSDLEIDLSLPAKEANYGFSHPLTLVENDLVKAFEELGFSVVTGPDIETEYYNFDALNIPEEHPAREMWDTIWVSNKNDANTDKKSKSANYLLRTHTSPLQIRYMENHKPPLKMVALGTTYRYEALDATHEVQFHQLEGLMIDKNVNLGNLKYILEKTLGYVFKQANITIRLRPSYFPFVTPGVEMDMSCFNCHGDGCNICGHTGWIEICGAGMVHPKVLENVNIDSKMWQGFAFGLGLERIAMLKYGINDIRLFHNPDLRLLRQF; encoded by the coding sequence ATGGAATTTGATCTCGAAAGCTATCGCACAGAGGCTCTTAATGCTCTAAAGTCAATTAGTGATAATAAGGCTTTGGAGGCTTGGCATAATCATTATTTGGGGAAACAGAGCCAGTTGGGAATTTTAAATAAAGAACTCAAAGAGAAAAAACCTGAAGAGCGAAAAGCGCTGGGCAAAGAAATTAATAAAGCCAGAAGTGAAATGCTTAAACAATATGAGGACAAAGTCTCATACCTTGCTAGCGCAACAGAAATGTCTGATTTAGAAATAGATTTATCATTACCGGCCAAGGAGGCTAACTATGGATTTTCTCACCCTTTAACTCTGGTAGAGAATGACCTAGTCAAGGCCTTTGAAGAGCTGGGTTTTAGCGTCGTCACCGGTCCAGATATAGAAACGGAATATTATAACTTTGACGCTTTAAATATTCCTGAAGAGCATCCAGCAAGAGAGATGTGGGATACTATCTGGGTCAGCAATAAAAATGATGCCAACACAGACAAAAAAAGTAAAAGTGCCAATTATTTATTGAGAACACATACGTCTCCTTTGCAGATAAGATATATGGAGAATCATAAACCGCCCCTTAAGATGGTGGCTCTCGGGACTACTTATCGTTACGAAGCTTTGGATGCTACCCACGAGGTGCAATTTCATCAGTTGGAGGGTCTTATGATAGATAAGAATGTTAATTTGGGGAATTTAAAATATATTTTGGAGAAAACCTTGGGCTACGTTTTCAAACAAGCAAATATAACCATTCGCCTAAGACCCAGCTATTTTCCTTTCGTTACCCCAGGCGTAGAAATGGATATGAGCTGTTTTAATTGTCACGGAGACGGCTGTAATATTTGTGGCCATACCGGTTGGATAGAAATTTGTGGCGCCGGGATGGTTCACCCAAAGGTACTAGAGAATGTCAACATTGATTCTAAAATGTGGCAGGGTTTTGCTTTTGGTTTAGGATTAGAGAGAATTGCCATGCTCAAGTATGGTATCAACGACATTCGCCTTTTTCATAATCCAGACCTACGTTTATTAAGACAGTTCTAA
- the tyrS gene encoding tyrosine--tRNA ligase, with translation MTSINTNPEDVEFVLTRGVENIYPTKEALQAVLLSGKKLRIYAGFDPSAKSLHIGNAIVLEKLGQFQKLGHQIIFLVGSFTGMIGDPTDKNAARVQLTRNEVLKNSRLFKLQASHYLKFTGPNPALVKYNHTWHDKISFKDLIALASHFTVQQMIERDMFQKRLAEQKPIYLHEFFYPLAQAYDSVAMNVDMEIGGNDQTFNMLCGRSLVRELNHKEKFVLALKLLADPSGKKMGKTEGNIISLDATPDDMYGQVMAWPDTIIVNAFELCTNISEEQLADIKKGLLGGMNPKEAKSRLAFLITELNYDTQKATAAQNRFEKVFSQKDLEGKMPFLHIKPNLNLMDIVLTTKPELSKSAARRLIEQGAVSINQMAYKDWDKVPPYHANDVLKIGKHEFWKIK, from the coding sequence ATGACTTCTATTAATACCAATCCAGAGGATGTTGAGTTTGTGCTGACTCGCGGTGTAGAAAATATCTATCCTACTAAAGAGGCCCTGCAAGCCGTTCTCTTGAGCGGCAAAAAATTACGCATTTATGCCGGGTTCGATCCGAGCGCTAAGTCACTTCATATCGGTAATGCTATTGTTTTGGAAAAATTGGGACAATTCCAAAAATTGGGACATCAAATTATTTTCTTAGTAGGCTCCTTTACAGGAATGATTGGCGACCCCACGGACAAAAACGCTGCTAGAGTACAACTAACTAGAAACGAGGTTTTAAAAAACAGCCGTCTTTTTAAATTACAGGCTAGCCACTATTTAAAGTTCACCGGTCCCAATCCGGCCCTGGTCAAATATAACCATACTTGGCATGACAAAATAAGCTTTAAAGACCTCATTGCTCTCGCTTCTCATTTCACGGTTCAGCAAATGATAGAAAGAGATATGTTTCAAAAACGCTTGGCCGAGCAAAAGCCTATCTACCTCCACGAGTTCTTTTATCCCCTGGCCCAAGCTTATGATAGTGTGGCCATGAATGTTGACATGGAAATCGGCGGCAATGACCAAACATTCAATATGTTGTGCGGTCGCAGCTTAGTGAGAGAATTGAATCACAAGGAAAAATTTGTTCTTGCCCTCAAGCTTTTAGCAGACCCTAGCGGTAAAAAAATGGGTAAAACGGAGGGGAATATCATTAGTTTAGACGCTACACCCGACGATATGTACGGTCAGGTTATGGCTTGGCCCGATACCATTATTGTAAATGCTTTTGAATTGTGCACTAACATTTCCGAAGAGCAATTGGCAGATATTAAAAAGGGATTACTGGGTGGTATGAATCCCAAAGAAGCGAAAAGCCGTTTAGCTTTTCTTATTACTGAATTAAACTATGACACTCAAAAGGCCACAGCCGCCCAAAACCGCTTTGAAAAAGTTTTTAGCCAGAAAGATTTAGAAGGGAAAATGCCCTTTTTGCATATAAAGCCAAATCTAAATCTAATGGATATAGTTTTGACAACTAAGCCAGAATTGAGTAAAAGCGCGGCCAGAAGGCTAATAGAACAAGGGGCTGTTTCTATAAATCAGATGGCTTACAAAGATTGGGATAAAGTCCCCCCCTATCACGCTAACGATGTCTTAAAAATAGGCAAACACGAATTCTGGAAAATTAAATAA
- the gatA gene encoding Asp-tRNA(Asn)/Glu-tRNA(Gln) amidotransferase subunit GatA yields MIKEIHQKLVNHEVAINDLVKDFNGRIQKRNGELNAYLSLNEEISLGEAIKKAEKILENNPQETLAGIPIAVKDNILVKGLKTTAASKILADYTAVEDATVISKLKERGVIVLGKTNLDEFAMGSSTEHSAFGPTHNPYNLKLVPGGSSGGSAVAVAAELAVAALGSDTGGSIRQPASFCGVVGFKPSYGAVSRYGLLALSSSLDQIGPLTNNVNDCKTIFKVIAGKDSKDATTVSLPLEAPLKDWQAIKIGLPKEYFVEGTDPAIKLCLEKLIDKLKMAGASIEEVSLPLTSLALPCYYIIMPAEASSNLGRYDGLRYANKNGFKEGENILDYYLRNKGSGFGKESRRRILLGTYVLSAGYYDTYYKKALQVQEAIRRDFDRVFKQVDYLLTPTTPTPAFALGAKTNDPLSMYLADIFTVSANLAGVPAINLKAGFNPEGLPLGVQLIASRYQDFSLLNFGEQVEKLLQFQ; encoded by the coding sequence ATGATAAAAGAAATTCATCAAAAACTAGTAAACCACGAAGTTGCTATCAATGATTTAGTGAAAGATTTCAACGGACGGATTCAAAAACGCAATGGGGAATTGAATGCCTATTTATCTCTTAATGAGGAGATTTCTTTGGGCGAGGCAATAAAAAAGGCTGAAAAAATTTTGGAAAATAATCCCCAGGAAACTCTCGCCGGTATTCCTATAGCAGTAAAAGACAATATCCTGGTTAAGGGTTTAAAGACTACCGCTGCTTCAAAAATTTTGGCAGATTATACGGCAGTTGAAGATGCGACCGTCATTAGCAAATTAAAAGAAAGAGGGGTTATTGTTTTAGGAAAAACTAATTTGGATGAATTTGCTATGGGCTCCTCCACAGAGCATTCGGCTTTTGGTCCAACCCATAATCCCTACAATTTGAAGCTAGTGCCGGGCGGTTCATCCGGTGGTTCGGCTGTGGCCGTAGCCGCCGAGCTAGCCGTAGCCGCCCTTGGTTCTGATACCGGCGGTTCCATTAGGCAACCTGCTTCTTTTTGCGGAGTAGTGGGTTTTAAGCCTAGTTATGGAGCAGTTTCGCGTTATGGTTTATTGGCCTTATCATCTTCATTGGACCAAATTGGTCCACTGACGAATAATGTTAACGATTGTAAGACGATTTTTAAAGTTATTGCCGGCAAAGATTCTAAAGACGCTACTACTGTTTCTCTTCCTTTAGAAGCGCCTCTCAAAGATTGGCAAGCGATTAAAATAGGTTTGCCTAAAGAATATTTCGTAGAAGGGACGGACCCTGCTATCAAGCTTTGCTTAGAAAAGCTTATTGATAAACTGAAAATGGCCGGAGCTTCTATAGAGGAAGTGAGCTTGCCTCTCACCAGTTTGGCCCTACCCTGCTATTACATTATTATGCCGGCGGAAGCCAGCTCCAATTTAGGTAGATACGATGGTTTGCGTTATGCCAATAAAAACGGTTTTAAGGAGGGGGAAAATATACTAGATTATTATCTAAGAAATAAGGGGTCTGGCTTTGGTAAAGAATCGCGTCGTAGAATACTTTTAGGCACATATGTTTTATCAGCTGGCTATTACGACACTTATTATAAAAAGGCTCTCCAAGTACAAGAGGCTATTAGGCGTGATTTCGACAGGGTTTTTAAACAAGTGGATTATCTTCTTACTCCTACCACTCCTACACCCGCTTTTGCGCTTGGGGCTAAAACTAATGACCCCCTTTCTATGTATCTAGCCGATATTTTTACCGTGTCGGCAAATTTGGCAGGGGTACCAGCTATTAATTTAAAGGCGGGATTTAATCCAGAGGGATTACCTTTGGGTGTGCAGTTAATAGCAAGCAGATACCAAGATTTTTCTTTACTTAATTTTGGAGAGCAAGTGGAAAAATTATTACAGTTCCAGTAA
- the gatC gene encoding Asp-tRNA(Asn)/Glu-tRNA(Gln) amidotransferase subunit GatC: MLDKKEINHLADLARLSLSEVENESLQRDLEGILGYVNQLAEAKIDNLPDASIGLSLNEVREDGNPVVNKDIAQDIISQFPQKEGRNLKIPPVF, from the coding sequence ATGTTAGATAAAAAAGAAATCAATCATTTAGCAGACCTCGCTAGGCTAAGTTTAAGTGAGGTGGAAAACGAGTCACTGCAGAGAGACCTGGAAGGTATTTTGGGGTATGTTAATCAATTGGCAGAAGCCAAAATAGATAATTTACCGGATGCTTCAATCGGTTTAAGCCTAAACGAGGTTCGAGAAGATGGTAACCCCGTAGTTAATAAGGATATAGCGCAAGATATTATTTCTCAATTTCCTCAAAAAGAAGGGCGCAATCTTAAAATTCCTCCGGTTTTTTAA